A genome region from Rathayibacter caricis DSM 15933 includes the following:
- a CDS encoding NAD-dependent epimerase/dehydratase family protein, with translation MTTNPRHVVLGGNGVIGRETLRALIAAGERPTSVGRRPSTIAEAQSLTADLLSARDVTHSLRGAEVAYLTAGLPYSARVWADHWPVILDNAIAAALENGVHLVYLDNVYAYGPVDGVMTEQTPLAPRSKKGEVRAAALRSLRAAQSQGLTVTIGRSADFYGPGATTSVFNTFALDKIAVNKTGTWLFDADQPHSLTYTPDIGKALVTLGTNPAARNGTWHLPTAPAMTGRQYLEVAAGPGARTAVMRPTTMRLGALFNLAARETLEMDYQYTRPYLFDSRAFETTFGETATPTARGVAASLVQR, from the coding sequence ATGACCACGAACCCTCGCCACGTTGTCCTTGGCGGCAACGGTGTCATCGGCCGTGAAACGCTGCGCGCTCTGATCGCGGCCGGCGAACGACCGACTTCTGTTGGCAGGCGTCCATCGACCATCGCCGAAGCGCAGTCCCTGACCGCCGACCTCCTCAGCGCCCGCGACGTCACACACTCCCTACGAGGCGCCGAAGTCGCCTACCTCACGGCAGGCCTCCCGTACTCGGCCCGCGTGTGGGCGGATCACTGGCCTGTCATCCTCGACAACGCGATCGCCGCCGCGCTCGAGAACGGCGTCCACCTCGTCTACCTCGACAACGTCTACGCCTACGGCCCCGTCGACGGCGTCATGACCGAACAGACCCCCCTCGCGCCACGAAGTAAGAAGGGCGAAGTGCGTGCTGCTGCGCTGCGCTCTCTCCGAGCGGCCCAGTCGCAGGGGCTGACAGTGACGATCGGACGAAGCGCCGACTTCTACGGCCCCGGTGCGACAACCAGCGTCTTCAACACCTTCGCCCTCGACAAGATTGCCGTCAACAAGACGGGAACCTGGCTCTTCGACGCAGACCAGCCGCATTCCCTCACCTACACACCCGACATCGGCAAGGCTCTCGTGACCCTCGGAACCAACCCCGCCGCCCGAAACGGAACGTGGCACCTGCCCACTGCGCCCGCGATGACGGGGCGCCAGTACCTAGAAGTTGCTGCTGGACCCGGCGCCCGCACCGCCGTGATGCGACCAACCACGATGCGTCTCGGGGCGCTGTTCAACCTTGCAGCCCGCGAAACACTCGAGATGGACTACCAATACACCCGCCCCTACCTCTTCGACTCACGAGCATTCGAAACGACCTTCGGAGAGACCGCAACACCGACAGCCCGGGGCGTCGCCGCGTCGCTTGTCCAACGATGA
- a CDS encoding MerR family transcriptional regulator, giving the protein MKISDLARLADVPLSAVKYYQREGLVPEGVRSSANQVDYSDKHVQRVRLIRALIETGGLSISAAGEVIGVLDAPDMPMAETFRVAQHAMSTPRVIESTPTAASRARVVAVAQQQGWCFTEDNPGIDAVARALDGLLAIGFDAPDDYLGAYATAATSAADADVNALTSLSGPDEVAELMVVGTALGDPLFAGLRRLAQQHATSTFFPITDPNGNDS; this is encoded by the coding sequence GTGAAAATATCTGATTTGGCTCGGTTGGCGGACGTTCCTCTGTCTGCCGTGAAGTACTACCAGCGCGAAGGCCTCGTCCCGGAGGGGGTCCGGTCCTCAGCGAATCAGGTCGATTACAGCGACAAGCACGTGCAGCGAGTGCGGCTGATTCGCGCTCTGATCGAGACAGGTGGGTTGTCGATCTCTGCCGCAGGGGAGGTCATCGGGGTCCTCGATGCCCCGGATATGCCGATGGCTGAAACGTTCCGCGTCGCGCAACATGCGATGAGCACTCCGCGGGTCATCGAGTCCACGCCGACTGCTGCCAGCCGTGCTCGTGTCGTCGCCGTCGCGCAGCAGCAGGGCTGGTGCTTCACCGAGGACAACCCTGGGATCGATGCGGTAGCTCGCGCCCTTGATGGGCTGCTCGCCATCGGGTTCGACGCGCCCGATGACTACCTGGGTGCCTATGCGACTGCCGCCACATCCGCGGCGGACGCGGACGTGAACGCGCTCACGTCACTCTCCGGACCGGACGAAGTGGCCGAACTGATGGTCGTTGGCACAGCCCTCGGTGATCCGCTCTTCGCCGGGCTGCGCCGTCTCGCTCAACAACACGCCACGTCGACCTTCTTTCCCATCACCGACCCGAACGGAAACGACTCATGA
- a CDS encoding recombinase family protein, with protein MAALVGYARVSTDKQDATAQRDALEAAGVPSERIYVDSGLTGRNRERPALREALAACDTGSTLMVTKLDRLARSITDARDIVDELTRRGVKLSIGGSVHDPEDPIGRLLFNVLAMVAEFEGDLIRSRTKEGMKIAKAKGRLRGRAPKLSPKIEAHLVAEHHAGNYTVAELAAEFKVARSTVYRAVQRAQLKDVRTAEVALALPPADESL; from the coding sequence ATGGCAGCACTCGTGGGATACGCCCGCGTCTCGACCGACAAGCAGGACGCGACCGCGCAGCGTGACGCGCTCGAGGCGGCCGGAGTTCCGTCGGAACGGATCTACGTCGATTCAGGTCTGACGGGCCGCAACCGCGAGCGTCCCGCTCTGCGTGAGGCGCTTGCGGCGTGCGACACCGGATCCACTCTGATGGTGACGAAGCTCGACCGGCTTGCGCGGTCGATCACCGACGCGCGCGACATCGTCGACGAGCTCACGCGTCGAGGGGTCAAGCTCAGCATCGGGGGCTCGGTGCACGACCCGGAGGACCCGATCGGCCGACTGCTGTTCAACGTCCTCGCGATGGTCGCCGAGTTCGAAGGCGACCTAATCCGCTCCCGCACCAAGGAGGGCATGAAGATCGCGAAGGCGAAGGGCCGGCTGCGCGGACGGGCGCCGAAGCTCTCGCCGAAAATTGAGGCGCACCTGGTCGCCGAACACCACGCCGGGAACTACACCGTCGCGGAGCTCGCGGCCGAGTTCAAGGTCGCTCGATCGACCGTCTACCGGGCGGTGCAGCGTGCGCAGTTGAAGGACGTCCGAACCGCGGAGGTCGCGCTGGCCCTGCCGCCCGCGGACGAGTCTCTGTGA